The DNA segment TGGCGATGGCGAGAAGGTCACACCCGTTCCCATACCGAACACGGAAGTTAAGCTTCTCAGCGCCGATGGTAGTTGGGGGTTTCCCCCTGTGAGAGTAGGACGCCGCCGGGCACATGAAAGAACAGCTGTAATGGCTGTTCTTTTTTTGCATATTAGAAAAGTAATGGCTAATTAAACATCATGAATTTAAACTGTTTCCCCATTTTATCAAGTTGGTCGAAATATTCTAAAATGTGGTCGATATAATAACAGATTCGCCGATATATTCAATAATGTGGTCGATAAAATCAAAAAATCGCCAATAAAGCTTAAAGATGATATTGTTGAACCATTCTCAGGCCCCCTTTTACGGGAAATTCATTTCATCCATATCACAAAAACATTGTCCTGGATCTTCAAAATTGTCCTCAAGCTGCCATATTATTATAAAACATAAGAACGGTCCCTTGTTTCCCCTTGCGAACAGCTTAATCAAATAATAAAACCAACCTAAATTGTTATAAGACATACAAGGAAATCGAATGTCAATCATAAAATATAAAACAACTAAACTTTCTAAAATATTATTCGGAAAATTGTATACAAAAAAAGGATCCTGGCAACAATAGGTGTACGGAGGTGGAGAATTTGGGTTCGCTTTTAGCTAAAAATCAAATTGGGGAAACGTGTGTGATTTGCGAACAGACGAAAACGGCTGGCATACACCTGTATACTTCTTTTATATGCACAGACTGTGAGAGCATCATGATTAAGACAGATACGAGTGATCCTAAATATAAATATTACGTAGAAAAGCTAAGGAAAGTAACGAAACCTGGCATTTACAGTTAAAAGCTCATTTCGAGCTTTTATTTTTTTTTGCTAAAAAACAGTGTTAGAATAGATAGGTGTGAATTTATATATATACAGGTGAGACTATGGATCAATCTAAAACACCCTTGTACTCTCAATTGGTTAAGCATACAAGCGGAAGCCCTTTATCGTTCCATGTACCGGGGCACAAGAATGGGGCTTTTTTTCCCGAAGAGGGACAACCCTTCTATAATCAAATTTTAAAATTGGATGCAACTGAAATAACGGGATTGGATGACCTTCATTCACCCGAGGGAGTTATTTTTGATGCTGAAGAATTACTTAGGGATTTTTATAGTACGGAAAAAAGCTTTTTTTTAATAAATGGATCCACTGTTGGGAATCTTGCGATGATTATGGCTGTGATTGATGAAGATGATGTGGTGCTTGTTCAGCGAAATTCCCATAAATCAATCATGAATGCTATAAGACTTGCAAAAGCAAAACCCGTTTTTATAAGCCCGGAATACAATGGAGAATACGGAGTGGCTGCAGGGTTAAGCATTGATGGGGTTAAATCAGCAATCAGCCAGTATCCGAATGCAAAGGCACTTATATTAACGCACCCTAATTATTACGGACTAACTTATGATCTCAAGAGCCTTATAGATTTAGCTCATGAATATAGCATTCCTGTCTTGGTGGATGAGGCTCATGGAGTCCATTTTATCGCAGGGGATTATTTTCCGGCTTCTGCCGTTGAACTTGGAGCTGATCTTGTCGTACAGTCAGCTCATAAGACATTGCCAGCGATGACCATGGGGGCCTTTCTTCATTATCAAACGAATCGTGTATCACTCAGCAAGCTAAAGTTCTATTTGCAGGCTCTGCAGTCAAGCAGCCCCTCGTATCCATTGATGGCTTCCCTTGATTTGGCACGCAGTTATCTGGGTACTTATACTAAGGAAGATATCTCGTATCTGAAAGATGAGATAGAGGAATTCAAAAAAAAGCTGCAAAAATTAGATGCGATTCGTATATTGCAGCATGATGACCCACTAAAGTTGACTATCCAGTCAAATGGCGCCTGGTCTGGTTTCGAAATGCAATCAAGACTTGAATCAAATGGGATCTTCACGGAACTGGCCGACCCATATAACGTGCTGCTCGTACTTCCTTTATTGAAGCATGGCATGAAGCATCGCTTGCATGAAGCAGCTGAAAAGATTGCCGAGGTTGCAAGTACTATGCCTGATGGAAGAAATAAACCTGAATCAAAGATTGTTCATAAAAGTATTTCAACTTTAAATGTCAGTTATAAAGAGATGGAGCTTCAACAGACTGAATATGTCCTGTTGAAGGAATCCGCAGGAAGAGTCTGTGCTGAACAAATCATTCCTTATCCGCCAGGCATTCCGCTTTGTCTCCCTGGTGAAATTCTGACAGAAGATGATATTGATACAATTTTATTTTTAAAAGAAAAAGAAGCGAAAATCCAGGGCGGAGTATATTTGCATGCTGGTAAAATAAAAGTGTTTAAGAGTTGGGGGCTTTAAATTGGAAAAAGGAATTTTTATTACGATAGAAGGTCCGGATGGTTCTGGAAAGACAACGATCCTTCAAATGCTAGCGCAAAATCTTGAAAAAGAAGGATACGCAGTTGTGGCCACACGTGAGCCTGGAGGCATCGAGATTGCCGAACAAATCAGGAAAGTCATCCTGGATCCGGAAAATACTGCGATGGACCCGCGTACAGAGGCGCTTTTATATGCAGCGGCGAGGAGGCAGCATCTCGCAGAAAAAGTGAAGCCTGCTTTAAAAGAAGGGAAAATCGTCTTGTGTGATCGTTTTGTTGATAGTTC comes from the Mesobacillus boroniphilus genome and includes:
- a CDS encoding aminotransferase class I/II-fold pyridoxal phosphate-dependent enzyme; the encoded protein is MDQSKTPLYSQLVKHTSGSPLSFHVPGHKNGAFFPEEGQPFYNQILKLDATEITGLDDLHSPEGVIFDAEELLRDFYSTEKSFFLINGSTVGNLAMIMAVIDEDDVVLVQRNSHKSIMNAIRLAKAKPVFISPEYNGEYGVAAGLSIDGVKSAISQYPNAKALILTHPNYYGLTYDLKSLIDLAHEYSIPVLVDEAHGVHFIAGDYFPASAVELGADLVVQSAHKTLPAMTMGAFLHYQTNRVSLSKLKFYLQALQSSSPSYPLMASLDLARSYLGTYTKEDISYLKDEIEEFKKKLQKLDAIRILQHDDPLKLTIQSNGAWSGFEMQSRLESNGIFTELADPYNVLLVLPLLKHGMKHRLHEAAEKIAEVASTMPDGRNKPESKIVHKSISTLNVSYKEMELQQTEYVLLKESAGRVCAEQIIPYPPGIPLCLPGEILTEDDIDTILFLKEKEAKIQGGVYLHAGKIKVFKSWGL
- a CDS encoding sigma factor G inhibitor Gin, producing the protein MGSLLAKNQIGETCVICEQTKTAGIHLYTSFICTDCESIMIKTDTSDPKYKYYVEKLRKVTKPGIYS